Within Corynebacterium jeddahense, the genomic segment GGTGGCCGCGATAGCACACAGCAGCGGCATCGGGGCGGAGGCCTGCAGCGCGAAGTGGTGGACTCGGAAGGACGCGTTGTTCACGCTGATTTCGTCCGCAGCCTGGGTGATCTCCAGACGAGTCTTGGCGATCTTTTCCGCAGATGGCCCGCACTAGCTGCCGAAGGCGTAATGCCCGAAGCTTAAGCAGCCGAACGCTTTCATTGGATATCACTCCTTTTGATGGTGTTAACGAGAGGGAGTAACCTTGCAACGACATACCGTGGAGTTCAATGACGGGCGTTTCTTTTCGGTACCGGTAGGGCGGTATCGGGTACCGGGGTGTTGGTGGTTGCCGGTACCCGTTTTTTACCCCCGGTTACGGCTTCTGGGGTTGACGTAGCCGTTTGGGTGTGGCAGGGCCCATCCTTTCTTGTTTGATGTCGTCGCGGGTTCGCATGTCTTCTCCCGTCAGGGTGAGTTTCGAGCCGTGGTTGGCAAGACGGGACATCACCGCGTCTGCCAGTGCTGCCTCGGAGAAGACGTCGTACCAGTAATCGGGTTCGTGCTGGCTGGCGATCACGGTAGAGGCATGCTCACGCCCGACGAGCAGGTTGAACACTTGGTTCAACGCGTGCGCTGAGACATCGGTGGCGAGGAAGTCATCGATGACGACAAGTGCCGGGGCCTGCAAGTCGGCGAGGAGTTGTTTGCGGGCCTGGGGATGCTCAGCCGCAGCGTCGAAATCGTTGGCTAGGTCGTTAAGCCTAAAGTAGCGGGTGGTGAGCTTTTTGCGGCACGCCGCGACGGCCAGGGCTTGAGCGAGGAAGTTTTTACCGGTGCCGGTAGCTCCCACGATGATGAGGTCTTTGCCGTAGTCGACCCATTCGCAGGTGGCGAGCCGGTCGATGCGGTCTTGGGTTACACCGCGGCCGGGATAGGCATCGAAGCGCTCGAGTGCGGCGGTTGAGCCAAGGAGTTTCGCTTCACGCAACCTTGTCTGGATGACCTTGTTGTCGCGGGCGGTGAGTTGGGCTTCGAGGGCTTCTTTGATCTTGTCTTCGAAGGAGTCGTTATCGCGCGAGGGGTCGTTGACGATCTCTTGGATCGTCGCGGCGAACACGCGCATGCCGCGCAGCGAGCCGAGCTTGTCGAAATCTTCATCGGTTAACGCCATGATGCTTCTACGCCTCCTCACCGAATTCAAGCTCACTGAACTCGAACGCTGCTTTGCCCCGTACATGCGACACCTGCGCAGCTGGGGCGCGACGCGTCACCGGCCTGGTTGACGCGGCAGATGATGTTGGTGATTGCGCACCACCTGTGGCGACGGTGGTGCGGGTTG encodes:
- a CDS encoding ATP-binding protein, with amino-acid sequence MALTDEDFDKLGSLRGMRVFAATIQEIVNDPSRDNDSFEDKIKEALEAQLTARDNKVIQTRLREAKLLGSTAALERFDAYPGRGVTQDRIDRLATCEWVDYGKDLIIVGATGTGKNFLAQALAVAACRKKLTTRYFRLNDLANDFDAAAEHPQARKQLLADLQAPALVVIDDFLATDVSAHALNQVFNLLVGREHASTVIASQHEPDYWYDVFSEAALADAVMSRLANHGSKLTLTGEDMRTRDDIKQERMGPATPKRLRQPQKP